Proteins from a genomic interval of Dasania marina DSM 21967:
- a CDS encoding TonB-dependent receptor, which translates to MNFSNTTNTYNKRTRQYITMPLAMTIFTLSPLAMAIDEAKRPALEEVMVTAQKRSQNLQDVPISINALGTETLKRLNITDFDDFAKMLPSVSYTSISPGFAQVYMRGVASGGDGNHSGSQPSVGMYLDEQPITTIQGALDIHIYDVARVEALAGPQGTLYGASSQAGTIRIITNKPDVTEFSAGYAIEGNRVDNDDTGHVLEGFVNIPLSDKAAVRIVAWDKHDAGFIDNVRSTRVYPTSGIAIDNSSAIEDNYNTADTTGARLALKIDLNDNWTVTPAVMTQKQDTEGTFAYDDTIGVDKIAHSAKESTEDEWTQAALTVEGVIGNFDLVYAGSYLDREVDSELDYQDYAFWYDSLYGYGVYFYDNASDYIDPSQYIQGNDGYQKESHELRLSSPQEDKLSYVVGLFWQEQKHDITQRYIVDDLADINEVPGWEDTIWLTSQSRTDKDKAIFGEVSYAINDKLTATAGARFFESDNSLRGFFGYAENFSSRTGVAACFSDESVGGAPCLNLDKKTDESDNIKRFNLTYQIDDDKMIYGTFSEGYRPGGINRRGTLPPYVSDFLTNYEFGWKTTWMDSRLKFNGAIFKEEWDDFQFSFLGANGLTEIKNANQAEIIGLEMDAEFAATNNFTLTAGIAFYDAQLTDVYCGTTDAQGNPITNCAVPQAEDGDQLPITAEVKGNLTARYTFVAGGFDSHLQAAVVYEGERESDLLKVESEILGPMDSYTITDLSAGIKNENFAVELYIKNAFDERAELSKYSQCATTTCGAQALITTNQPRTIGIRFSQEF; encoded by the coding sequence ATGAACTTTTCAAATACGACTAATACCTATAACAAAAGGACAAGGCAATATATAACCATGCCATTAGCGATGACAATATTCACGCTAAGCCCATTAGCAATGGCTATTGATGAGGCCAAACGACCGGCCTTAGAAGAAGTCATGGTAACCGCGCAGAAACGATCGCAAAATTTGCAAGACGTTCCTATCAGCATTAATGCATTAGGCACTGAAACATTAAAACGTTTAAACATTACCGATTTTGATGACTTCGCCAAAATGCTTCCCAGCGTCTCATACACTTCCATATCGCCCGGATTTGCCCAAGTTTATATGCGCGGCGTTGCAAGTGGTGGTGACGGCAACCATTCTGGATCCCAACCCAGTGTAGGTATGTATTTAGATGAGCAGCCTATTACCACTATACAAGGCGCCTTAGATATACATATTTATGATGTTGCTAGAGTAGAAGCCTTAGCTGGCCCGCAAGGCACGTTATATGGTGCCAGCTCGCAAGCAGGCACTATCCGTATCATAACTAACAAACCTGATGTCACTGAATTTAGTGCAGGGTATGCCATTGAGGGCAACCGCGTCGACAATGATGACACCGGCCATGTCCTTGAAGGATTTGTTAACATTCCTCTCTCTGATAAGGCAGCTGTGCGTATTGTTGCCTGGGATAAACATGATGCAGGTTTTATCGATAACGTAAGGTCAACACGTGTTTATCCTACATCAGGAATTGCTATAGACAACAGCTCAGCTATTGAGGACAACTACAATACCGCTGACACCACAGGTGCTAGGCTTGCTTTAAAAATTGACCTAAATGACAACTGGACCGTCACCCCCGCCGTGATGACTCAAAAACAAGATACAGAAGGAACATTTGCCTATGACGACACTATAGGCGTTGATAAAATAGCGCACAGCGCTAAAGAGTCTACAGAGGATGAGTGGACGCAAGCAGCGTTAACGGTGGAAGGTGTCATTGGCAATTTTGATTTAGTCTATGCAGGATCATATTTAGATAGAGAAGTTGATAGCGAATTAGATTATCAAGATTATGCTTTTTGGTATGACTCACTCTATGGCTACGGCGTATACTTTTATGATAACGCCAGCGACTACATAGACCCCTCCCAATATATTCAAGGCAATGATGGCTATCAAAAAGAAAGCCATGAGCTACGATTATCGTCGCCTCAAGAGGATAAACTCAGCTATGTAGTGGGCTTATTTTGGCAAGAGCAAAAACATGACATTACCCAACGCTATATAGTGGATGACCTTGCAGATATTAACGAAGTACCTGGCTGGGAAGATACTATTTGGCTAACTAGCCAAAGCCGTACCGATAAAGATAAGGCCATATTCGGCGAAGTGAGCTATGCCATTAATGATAAGCTAACCGCCACTGCTGGTGCACGATTCTTTGAGTCTGATAATAGCCTACGTGGCTTCTTTGGCTATGCTGAGAACTTTAGCTCCCGAACAGGTGTGGCGGCATGTTTTTCAGATGAATCCGTAGGCGGTGCGCCTTGTTTAAATTTAGATAAAAAAACCGATGAAAGTGACAACATCAAACGATTCAATTTAACTTACCAAATCGACGATGACAAAATGATATACGGCACCTTCTCTGAGGGCTACCGCCCTGGTGGCATCAACCGACGAGGAACCTTGCCTCCATACGTATCCGACTTTCTTACCAATTACGAGTTCGGCTGGAAAACCACATGGATGGATAGCAGGCTTAAATTTAATGGTGCCATATTCAAAGAAGAATGGGATGACTTTCAGTTTTCTTTTCTTGGAGCCAACGGTTTAACAGAAATAAAAAATGCTAACCAAGCAGAGATAATCGGCTTAGAAATGGACGCTGAATTTGCTGCCACTAACAACTTTACATTAACAGCTGGCATCGCATTTTATGACGCACAGCTGACTGATGTATACTGCGGCACTACTGACGCCCAAGGTAATCCCATAACGAACTGCGCAGTCCCACAAGCAGAAGATGGTGATCAGCTGCCTATTACTGCCGAAGTTAAAGGTAATCTCACCGCGCGCTATACCTTTGTTGCTGGTGGTTTCGATAGCCACTTACAGGCAGCTGTTGTTTATGAAGGGGAACGCGAGTCTGACCTACTTAAAGTAGAATCAGAAATATTGGGCCCTATGGACTCATATACCATTACCGATCTATCAGCGGGTATTAAAAATGAAAATTTTGCCGTTGAGCTGTACATCAAGAATGCTTTTGATGAAAGAGCTGAGCTATCAAAGTATTCACAATGTGCCACGACAACCTGCGGCGCTCAGGCGCTGATTACAACCAATCAACCGCGCACTATAGGGATTAGATTCTCGCAAGAGTTTTAA
- a CDS encoding tetratricopeptide repeat-containing sulfotransferase family protein, whose protein sequence is MSTATNNTDAPTLDKLIESEPALPASAQKHPELITAAEHLLQSELFKAETLIREVLKKDPGDVSAIRMLADLGTRLNRFDDAKLLLERCLQLAPDFHLARQNYASVLMRSQKLEQALTEAETLLAIEPNNANYLLLKATILVRMGEHLAALPIYEQVFKQYPHQAKAQLSYGHILKTLGRVDEAVAAYRKVITLRPALGEVYWSLANLKTFRFTDDDIATMREQVTEEGGNAEDQSHLAFALGKALEDKKDFNESFKFYQRGNNIRSIGHPYSPEKNMHNAVRQIHSCTQPFFEQRKGLGCSAKDPIFIVGLPRAGSTLLEQILASHSQVEGTAELPDIIAMARRLAGKLKNKPAGLYPEVLAELAPEQFKALGESYLKSTQIQRNDTLYFIDKMPNNFMHIGLIHLILPNAKIIDARRHPMAGCFASYKQLFAQGQTFTYKLEDLGHYYRNYVNVMDHWEKVLPGRVLRVQYEDMVADSETQIRRLLAYCGLPFEEQCLRFYETDRAIRTPSSEQVRQPIFKEGLEQWRNYEAHLQPLKQALGPMLERYPI, encoded by the coding sequence ATGAGCACCGCAACCAATAATACCGACGCACCCACTCTCGATAAGCTTATCGAGAGCGAACCCGCCCTGCCCGCCAGCGCCCAAAAACACCCTGAGTTGATTACCGCTGCCGAACACTTACTGCAGAGCGAGTTATTCAAAGCCGAAACCCTAATACGCGAGGTGTTAAAAAAAGACCCTGGCGATGTATCTGCCATACGTATGCTGGCGGATTTGGGCACTAGGCTAAACCGCTTTGACGACGCCAAGTTACTACTAGAGCGCTGCTTGCAGTTAGCCCCCGATTTTCATTTAGCCAGACAAAACTACGCCTCGGTATTAATGCGCAGCCAAAAGTTAGAGCAGGCCTTAACCGAGGCCGAAACCTTATTAGCCATAGAACCTAACAACGCCAACTACCTACTATTAAAAGCTACCATTTTGGTGCGCATGGGCGAGCACTTGGCGGCGCTGCCCATATACGAGCAGGTGTTTAAGCAATACCCCCATCAGGCCAAAGCGCAGCTCAGCTATGGCCATATATTAAAAACCCTAGGGCGAGTGGATGAAGCCGTTGCCGCTTACCGAAAAGTCATCACCCTTAGGCCAGCGCTAGGCGAGGTGTATTGGAGCCTAGCCAATTTAAAAACCTTTAGGTTTACCGATGACGATATAGCAACTATGCGCGAACAGGTCACCGAAGAAGGCGGTAATGCCGAAGATCAAAGCCACCTAGCTTTCGCCTTAGGCAAAGCCTTAGAAGATAAAAAAGACTTTAATGAATCCTTTAAATTTTACCAACGCGGCAATAATATACGCAGCATAGGCCACCCCTACAGCCCCGAAAAAAATATGCACAATGCCGTTAGGCAAATTCACAGCTGCACGCAGCCCTTTTTTGAACAGCGTAAAGGGCTGGGCTGCTCCGCCAAAGACCCTATTTTTATTGTCGGCCTCCCGCGCGCGGGCTCAACCTTGCTAGAGCAAATACTGGCCAGCCACTCGCAAGTAGAAGGCACCGCTGAGCTGCCCGATATTATTGCAATGGCGCGCAGGCTAGCAGGCAAGCTTAAAAACAAACCGGCGGGATTATATCCAGAGGTATTGGCGGAGCTAGCACCCGAGCAGTTTAAAGCCTTAGGTGAAAGCTATTTAAAAAGCACCCAAATACAGCGCAACGATACGCTTTACTTTATCGACAAAATGCCCAATAATTTTATGCACATAGGTTTAATTCATTTAATTTTACCCAATGCAAAAATTATTGATGCCCGACGTCACCCCATGGCCGGCTGCTTTGCCAGTTACAAGCAATTATTTGCTCAGGGCCAAACCTTCACGTATAAACTGGAAGACCTAGGCCACTACTATCGCAACTACGTTAATGTGATGGACCACTGGGAAAAAGTATTACCCGGCCGGGTATTACGTGTGCAATACGAAGATATGGTAGCGGATTCTGAAACACAAATTCGCCGCTTATTAGCTTATTGCGGACTGCCTTTCGAAGAACAATGCCTGCGCTTTTATGAAACTGATAGAGCCATACGTACCCCCAGCTCTGAGCAAGTGCGACAGCCCATATTCAAAGAAGGCCTAGAGCAATGGCGCAATTATGAGGCCCATCTGCAACCACTCAAGCAAGCCTTAGGGCCCATGTTAGAGCGCTACCCTATATAA
- the mmuM gene encoding homocysteine S-methyltransferase, protein MPDTTFDQLLTSGQPIILDGGLATELEAQGYNLNSALWSAELLRNHPQAITDAHRAYYEAGANCAISASYQATLKGFMGLGLDAEQAQDLILSSVRLAIDARDAYFAQHPDSTHPLLVAASVGPYGAPLGDGSEYTGDYGVNDAALVAFHQQRLQWLDHSGADVLACETIPSLQEAKVLHELLAQCQTPAWISFSCKDGQHLNDGSPIADCARLFAQHPTVRAIGVNCTSPLYINELISCIKQVIEQTGSQLAIVVYPNSGEHYQASDNSWHGTSTPMECGLAAASWQHSGAAIIGGCCRMGPEHIRQIQQHLHSLSHSSSHPTSNP, encoded by the coding sequence ATGCCTGATACCACTTTTGATCAATTACTGACTAGCGGCCAGCCTATAATTCTGGATGGCGGCTTAGCCACTGAACTAGAAGCGCAGGGCTATAACCTTAACTCTGCGCTGTGGTCGGCAGAATTATTACGCAATCATCCTCAGGCCATTACTGATGCTCACCGCGCCTATTATGAAGCCGGCGCCAACTGCGCCATTAGCGCCAGCTATCAAGCCACACTCAAAGGTTTTATGGGGCTGGGGTTAGACGCCGAGCAGGCACAGGATTTAATACTGTCATCAGTACGTTTGGCCATTGATGCCCGCGATGCCTATTTCGCTCAACACCCCGATAGTACTCACCCGCTATTAGTCGCCGCCAGTGTTGGGCCTTATGGCGCACCGCTGGGCGACGGCTCGGAATATACCGGTGATTACGGGGTTAATGACGCGGCCTTAGTGGCTTTTCACCAGCAGCGCTTACAGTGGTTAGACCACAGCGGCGCCGATGTTTTAGCCTGCGAGACCATACCCAGCTTACAAGAGGCTAAGGTTTTGCATGAGCTGCTAGCACAATGCCAAACGCCGGCCTGGATCTCATTCTCCTGTAAAGATGGCCAGCACTTAAACGACGGCAGCCCCATAGCAGACTGCGCGCGCTTATTTGCCCAACACCCCACGGTAAGAGCCATAGGGGTTAACTGCACATCGCCCTTGTATATTAATGAACTGATTAGCTGCATTAAGCAGGTTATTGAACAGACTGGCTCGCAGCTAGCGATAGTGGTCTACCCCAACTCTGGCGAACACTATCAGGCCAGTGATAATAGCTGGCACGGCACCTCCACCCCTATGGAGTGCGGGCTGGCGGCTGCCAGCTGGCAGCATAGTGGTGCCGCTATCATAGGCGGCTGCTGTCGTATGGGGCCAGAGCATATACGGCAAATTCAGCAACACTTACACTCTCTTTCTCACTCTTCTTCTCACCCAACTTCTAACCCTTAG
- a CDS encoding dimethylarginine dimethylaminohydrolase family protein, with protein sequence MFSHAIVRTPCPNLIAGISTASLGQPDYQLALQQHQRYIEALEQCGLAVTVLPADNDFPDSCFVEDAALCTPNCAIITNPGAASRQGEVVDMARHIPSFYQAIETIEAPGTVEAGDIMMVGNHYYIGLSARTNEQGAQQMIAHLVKHGHSGSVVTLSEVLHLKTGLGYLENNNLLACGEFLTKPEFQQYTLLEVDPSESYAANSVWVNDTVLVPAGYPKTQQLIEDQGYKTLAVDVSEFRKVDGGLSCLSLRF encoded by the coding sequence ATGTTTAGTCACGCCATAGTCAGAACCCCTTGCCCTAATTTAATTGCCGGCATTAGCACCGCCAGCCTAGGCCAGCCCGATTATCAGCTCGCCCTGCAACAGCATCAGCGCTATATAGAGGCGCTAGAGCAATGCGGCTTAGCGGTAACGGTATTACCCGCTGACAATGACTTCCCCGACTCCTGCTTTGTAGAAGACGCCGCTCTGTGCACCCCTAACTGCGCCATTATCACCAACCCCGGCGCAGCCAGCCGCCAAGGTGAAGTGGTTGATATGGCTAGGCATATACCCAGTTTTTATCAAGCTATAGAAACCATAGAGGCACCGGGCACAGTAGAAGCGGGCGATATTATGATGGTGGGTAACCACTACTACATAGGCCTATCAGCCAGAACTAACGAGCAAGGCGCGCAGCAAATGATTGCCCACTTAGTAAAGCACGGCCATAGTGGCTCGGTGGTGACGCTATCAGAAGTGTTGCACTTAAAAACCGGCTTAGGGTATTTGGAAAATAATAATCTGTTAGCCTGCGGGGAATTTTTAACCAAACCAGAATTTCAACAATACACCTTACTAGAGGTAGACCCCAGCGAGAGCTATGCGGCTAATTCGGTATGGGTGAATGATACGGTATTGGTGCCTGCGGGCTACCCCAAAACCCAACAGCTGATTGAGGATCAAGGCTATAAAACCTTGGCGGTAGATGTCTCAGAGTTTCGCAAAGTGGATGGCGGCTTAAGTTGTTTATCGCTGCGCTTTTAA
- a CDS encoding HDOD domain-containing protein, with translation MESSEKLALIAQFSPFNRLDHELFEHVAIYIDIEKAAKGTVLFDVGDIDIDEYYLVQGEIALAAKDGRENVLKAGEGRAQLPIARLRPRMYKAIAASDILYFSLSKSVLDELQRGMNSETGGFVVGDMKSQAGEDGRILLHEFQQELASGRFVLPSLPETALKIREKADDKDSNLADIAALVNTDPAIAAKLLKTANSPLYRGVSPCSNTQAAISRLGIITTKQLVTSFAVLSLFKSDSHAAIERMERLWRQSIEVAAFSYVLAKHLPIFNEDEAMLAGVLHRIGELVIISFADNFYDLSTDQQHLDTVIMLLSGHIGGMVLEKWDFAPELVAVAREYGDWLRHSEGEDDLDYCGLVQVASLYATQSGGSMPAADEDSSIPAFQKIALSPEQTHQIFQEGEEQLAEIRALLNGG, from the coding sequence ATGGAAAGCAGTGAAAAATTAGCGTTAATTGCGCAATTCTCCCCCTTTAATCGTTTAGATCATGAGCTGTTTGAGCATGTGGCGATTTATATTGATATAGAAAAAGCGGCCAAGGGCACTGTTTTATTTGATGTTGGTGATATCGATATTGATGAATATTATTTGGTGCAGGGAGAGATAGCCCTAGCGGCAAAAGATGGCCGTGAAAACGTTTTAAAGGCTGGCGAAGGTAGGGCGCAGTTACCCATAGCACGGCTGCGCCCCAGAATGTATAAGGCTATCGCGGCCAGTGATATTTTGTATTTTTCCCTGAGCAAGTCAGTATTAGATGAATTGCAGCGCGGCATGAACAGTGAAACCGGCGGTTTTGTGGTGGGAGATATGAAGTCGCAGGCTGGGGAAGATGGCCGCATCTTATTGCACGAGTTTCAGCAGGAATTGGCCTCGGGGCGTTTTGTGTTGCCCAGCTTGCCAGAGACCGCCTTAAAAATTCGTGAAAAAGCCGATGATAAAGACAGTAACTTGGCCGATATAGCGGCGCTGGTTAATACCGACCCAGCCATTGCTGCCAAACTATTAAAAACAGCTAACAGCCCGCTGTACCGAGGTGTATCCCCCTGCAGTAATACCCAAGCAGCGATATCGCGTTTAGGGATTATTACCACCAAGCAATTGGTAACCAGCTTTGCAGTCTTGTCACTGTTTAAGTCCGACTCCCATGCCGCCATAGAACGCATGGAGCGGTTGTGGCGACAAAGCATAGAGGTCGCGGCATTCAGCTATGTATTGGCTAAGCATTTACCTATTTTTAACGAAGATGAGGCCATGCTGGCCGGTGTATTACATCGCATCGGTGAGCTAGTGATTATCAGCTTTGCGGATAACTTTTATGACTTGAGCACCGATCAGCAGCATTTAGATACGGTGATTATGCTGCTCAGTGGTCATATCGGCGGCATGGTATTAGAGAAGTGGGATTTTGCGCCAGAGCTGGTGGCGGTGGCTAGAGAGTATGGTGATTGGTTGCGCCACAGCGAAGGCGAGGATGATTTGGATTACTGCGGCTTGGTGCAAGTGGCCTCCCTCTACGCTACCCAGAGCGGTGGCAGCATGCCTGCCGCCGATGAAGACTCGTCGATACCGGCGTTTCAGAAAATAGCGCTAAGCCCCGAGCAAACCCATCAAATCTTTCAGGAAGGCGAGGAGCAGCTAGCTGAGATTAGAGCGCTATTAAACGGAGGCTAA
- a CDS encoding PEP-CTERM sorting domain-containing protein, producing MKLSKLAVAVFASTALPVMATAITTDIIAVVDESGSMSGEHAWLSGMISSLDTALAAAAGVDPFSAQYGLTGFGGTSGSGGVHYAGHEHTVGGGSLGTAAEFGTATGTLVLTGGTEDGYSGIDTALGYTTQANSIRNLILVTDEDRDTVDGGLSYASIAAGLASDKALLNAVINSSIYCGDNTTALGMDSTGTGYKADGAGGFTTCASAYGSNIGSNLSWDHYGALALGTGGAAWDLTQLRAGGLTADSFTAAFVNIKVKETITRNVPEPGSLGLLSLGLASLAWSRKKAKA from the coding sequence ATGAAACTTTCTAAGTTGGCTGTGGCGGTATTCGCGTCTACAGCATTACCGGTAATGGCTACAGCTATTACCACAGATATCATCGCTGTCGTTGATGAGTCAGGGTCCATGTCGGGTGAGCATGCCTGGCTAAGCGGCATGATAAGTTCACTAGATACGGCACTGGCGGCAGCTGCGGGCGTCGACCCATTTAGTGCTCAATATGGATTAACAGGTTTTGGTGGTACCTCGGGTAGCGGTGGTGTTCATTATGCTGGCCATGAGCATACAGTCGGTGGTGGTAGCTTGGGGACTGCTGCAGAGTTTGGTACTGCTACGGGCACTTTGGTATTAACCGGCGGTACTGAGGATGGTTACTCGGGTATAGATACTGCACTGGGCTATACCACGCAGGCCAACTCAATTAGAAACCTTATCTTGGTCACCGATGAAGATAGAGACACTGTCGATGGTGGACTATCTTATGCTTCTATAGCTGCCGGCCTTGCTAGTGACAAGGCTTTATTGAATGCGGTGATTAACTCCAGTATTTATTGTGGTGATAATACTACCGCTTTGGGTATGGATAGTACTGGCACCGGCTATAAGGCCGATGGTGCTGGTGGCTTTACAACTTGTGCTAGCGCCTATGGTAGTAATATTGGTAGTAATTTGAGCTGGGATCATTATGGCGCATTAGCTTTGGGCACTGGTGGTGCAGCTTGGGATTTAACTCAATTACGCGCAGGTGGTTTAACCGCTGATTCATTTACGGCGGCCTTCGTCAATATCAAGGTGAAAGAAACTATTACTAGGAATGTGCCTGAGCCCGGTAGTTTAGGTCTATTGAGTTTGGGTTTAGCGAGTTTAGCTTGGAGCCGTAAAAAAGCGAAAGCCTAA
- a CDS encoding ion transporter — protein sequence MKNTAMQSPTSWAFLRRLQFLESSQWFQGLVIFIIVLSALMIGAKTYDIPPMAEQALWVLDWAVTVFFLIELCLRFAVCENKKRFFFDGWNVFDTLVVMGSLVPLENADAVLVGRLLRVFRVLRLVSVVPELRFLINSLLKAIPRMGYIALLMFIIFYIYAAIGSLMFQNINPVLWDDVSISMLTLFRIATFEDWTDVMYETMAVYPISWLYYLTFIFLTAFVFLNMMVGTILEVMSAEQNSKDVAQAHKEREDMADKIAVMKTQLDVIESLLKNKR from the coding sequence ATGAAAAATACCGCTATGCAATCCCCTACTTCATGGGCGTTTTTAAGGCGCTTACAATTTTTAGAATCCAGCCAGTGGTTTCAGGGCTTGGTGATATTTATTATTGTGCTGTCGGCGTTAATGATAGGGGCTAAAACCTATGATATTCCACCTATGGCCGAGCAAGCGCTGTGGGTGCTGGATTGGGCAGTGACAGTATTTTTTTTGATAGAGCTTTGCTTGCGTTTTGCGGTGTGTGAAAACAAAAAGCGTTTTTTCTTTGATGGTTGGAATGTGTTTGACACCTTGGTGGTGATGGGGAGTCTAGTGCCGCTGGAAAATGCCGATGCGGTGTTAGTGGGCAGATTACTGCGAGTGTTTAGGGTGTTGCGCTTGGTGTCGGTGGTGCCAGAGCTGCGGTTTTTAATTAACTCCTTATTAAAAGCTATTCCACGCATGGGCTATATAGCCTTGTTAATGTTTATTATTTTTTATATTTACGCGGCGATAGGCTCGTTGATGTTTCAAAATATCAATCCCGTGTTATGGGATGATGTTAGCATTTCTATGCTTACGCTATTTAGGATAGCGACTTTTGAAGACTGGACCGACGTGATGTATGAAACCATGGCGGTTTATCCCATTAGTTGGCTGTATTATTTAACCTTTATATTTTTAACCGCATTTGTGTTTTTAAATATGATGGTAGGCACTATTTTAGAAGTGATGAGCGCCGAACAAAATAGCAAGGATGTGGCGCAGGCGCATAAAGAGCGTGAGGATATGGCGGATAAAATCGCTGTTATGAAAACGCAATTAGACGTGATAGAAAGTTTGTTAAAAAATAAGCGCTAA
- the sthA gene encoding Si-specific NAD(P)(+) transhydrogenase, translating into MPIYKYDLLVIGSGPAGEGAAITAAKAGMKVGVVESYSMVGGNCTHKGTIPSKSLRHVVKQIIRFNSNPLFHRAGKALWPSYPEVLKQAEQVIPRQVDMRSEFYVHNRIHLHIGLASFEDANTVNVKTGEGAVEKITADKIVIATGSRPYNPQNVDFSHDRVYDSDSILTMRHTPQTLIIYGAGVIGCEYASIFSGLGVKVDLINSRDRLLSFLDDEISDALSYHLRVGGVTVRHGEEYKAVEATDDGVTMVMESGKRIHADALLWCNGRTGNTDTLALEAIGVEADHRGQLAVNERYETALDNIFAIGDVVGWPSLASASYDQGRSVARYICGENSRFITEAPTGIYTLPEISSIGKTESELTAAKVPYEVGRAFFKDTARAQISGESVGMLKILFHADSLQILGIHCFGAEASEIIHIGQAVMSQEGEANSLKYFVRTTFNYPTMAEAYRVAALDGLHRVNRF; encoded by the coding sequence ATGCCGATTTATAAGTACGATTTGTTAGTGATAGGCTCGGGTCCTGCGGGCGAAGGGGCTGCGATTACTGCGGCCAAGGCCGGTATGAAGGTAGGCGTGGTGGAAAGCTATAGCATGGTGGGGGGCAACTGCACCCACAAAGGGACTATTCCTTCCAAATCCCTGCGTCATGTGGTCAAGCAAATCATACGTTTTAACAGTAACCCCTTGTTTCACCGTGCAGGCAAAGCCTTATGGCCTAGCTATCCCGAGGTGCTAAAGCAGGCCGAGCAAGTGATACCGCGGCAAGTCGATATGCGCTCAGAGTTTTATGTGCATAACCGCATACACCTGCACATAGGCCTGGCGAGTTTTGAAGATGCTAACACCGTCAATGTTAAAACCGGTGAAGGCGCGGTAGAAAAAATCACCGCCGATAAAATAGTTATTGCCACCGGCTCACGACCCTACAATCCGCAAAATGTAGACTTTAGTCATGATCGGGTTTACGACAGTGATAGTATTTTAACCATGCGGCACACACCACAAACGCTGATTATTTACGGTGCAGGTGTCATTGGTTGTGAGTATGCCTCTATATTTTCTGGTTTGGGGGTGAAGGTAGATTTGATCAACAGTCGCGATCGCCTGCTGTCGTTTTTGGATGATGAAATATCGGACGCGCTCAGCTATCACTTGCGCGTGGGTGGCGTTACTGTGCGTCACGGTGAAGAGTATAAAGCCGTAGAGGCCACCGACGATGGCGTGACTATGGTGATGGAGTCGGGCAAGCGCATACACGCCGATGCTTTGCTGTGGTGTAATGGCCGCACCGGTAATACCGATACCTTGGCTCTAGAAGCCATAGGTGTAGAGGCGGATCACCGTGGCCAGCTAGCAGTTAATGAGCGTTATGAAACTGCGTTAGATAATATTTTTGCTATAGGTGATGTGGTGGGGTGGCCTAGTTTGGCTAGTGCCTCTTATGATCAAGGACGCTCAGTGGCTAGGTATATCTGTGGTGAGAATAGCCGCTTTATTACCGAGGCTCCTACCGGTATTTATACGCTGCCTGAAATTAGCTCCATAGGTAAAACTGAAAGCGAACTCACCGCCGCGAAAGTACCTTATGAAGTGGGTAGAGCCTTCTTCAAAGATACCGCCAGAGCACAAATTTCGGGTGAAAGCGTGGGTATGTTGAAAATACTCTTCCACGCCGATAGCCTGCAAATATTAGGCATACATTGTTTTGGTGCTGAAGCCTCAGAGATTATTCATATAGGCCAGGCCGTGATGAGCCAAGAAGGTGAGGCTAATAGTTTAAAATATTTTGTGAGAACCACATTCAATTACCCCACTATGGCCGAAGCCTATAGGGTGGCGGCTCTAGATGGTTTGCATAGAGTGAATCGTTTTTAA
- the pdxH gene encoding pyridoxamine 5'-phosphate oxidase, with protein sequence MGIDAIRRDYLQGGLLRKDLSDNPFDQFSLWLQQAVDAELQDPTAMTVATVNSEGQPSQRIVLLKDVSDAGFVFYTNFGSRKAQDLAQNNRISLHFPWHTLERQVKICGVAHKVSAAQAAKYFLSRPAESQLAAWASHQSRPVSTRNLLMQQFAAMKAKFADGHIPLPDFWGGYCVVPQQIEFWQGGASRLHDRFQYTRQADGPWSIERLAP encoded by the coding sequence ATGGGCATAGACGCTATACGTCGCGATTACTTGCAAGGGGGCTTGCTCCGCAAAGACCTCAGCGACAATCCTTTTGATCAGTTTTCCCTGTGGTTGCAGCAGGCGGTTGACGCTGAGCTGCAGGACCCTACCGCTATGACGGTGGCAACCGTGAATAGCGAGGGCCAGCCGTCCCAGCGTATCGTGTTGCTAAAAGATGTGTCTGACGCAGGCTTTGTGTTTTATACCAATTTTGGCAGCCGTAAAGCGCAGGATTTGGCGCAGAACAATCGTATTAGCCTACATTTTCCTTGGCATACCTTGGAGCGACAGGTAAAAATCTGCGGTGTGGCCCATAAAGTGTCGGCGGCGCAAGCGGCCAAATATTTTTTATCCCGCCCCGCTGAAAGCCAGTTGGCCGCCTGGGCTTCCCATCAAAGCCGGCCAGTATCCACCCGCAATTTATTAATGCAGCAATTTGCCGCTATGAAAGCCAAATTTGCTGACGGCCATATTCCATTGCCCGACTTTTGGGGAGGCTATTGCGTAGTGCCCCAGCAAATAGAGTTTTGGCAGGGAGGTGCCAGTCGCTTGCACGACCGCTTTCAGTACACCCGGCAGGCTGATGGCCCTTGGTCTATAGAGCGCCTAGCACCTTAA